CAAACAGGAATGTGAAAATTCTGATATACGTTTGAGGCAATATCTGGGAATCCTTGAAAGAGGATATGGGTAAgcaaggttttgaaaaacttctcTTATGATATAAATgtgtacttaaaaataaatataacctaGTCTGTGTGATGCGGAAACTATGACGGACCCTCTTCCTCAAAGGGAACCCAAAAAACTATTCCTCGATGACTACAAAGACGACGATGTGGACGAGGATGAAAAAGATGAAGCTAAGCACCgtaaaaggtatttaaaaaagatgaaccTATATTTGGTGAAGAAAtagattgaaaattaaatttttcagtaAACGAAAACCTCGTTATCAACGTAAAGCCCCAGAAGACCACAAAAAACGAGGCCCCAAGCCATTGGAAAAAATGCCCCAAACCTGTTACGATTGCAATAAGACTTTCAAATGTGCCGCTCAGCTCCAAATGCACATTCGAACACATACCGGAGAGAAACCATATGTCTGCAGTTATTGTCCTCGTCGATTTGCACAGAAATATAATCTTCAGATTCATCTAAGAACTCACACCGGAGAGCGTCCTTTTCAATGTGAAATTTGTAGCAAACAATTCGCTGCGTTAGGAAACTTCCAAGCTCACCAAAAAATCCACACTGGAGTGCGAGATCAAATCTGTCCGGTGTGTCACAAGGCATTCTTAAGCTCGGGCGACCTGTCGAAACATATGGTAACGCATGCGGGTATAAGAAATCACCACTGTGATATTTGTGGGAAGAGCTTCAGTCGCAATCGAGATATGGTTGCGCATAAAAAGAAAATCCACCTAAACGAAATGAATAGTGAGAATTTCAAATGCCCCGAATGTCATAAGGTATTTGCGACGTCGAGTAGTCTGAGTGTGCATTTTCGTAGTCATGGAGGTGTAGCGAGTTCGCTTCCTTTAGTCCATCAACCTCCGATTGTTCCGACAGCTATAGGTGGCAGTATGTGTCCACCACCAGCTCCTCCGCCAAGTTTGGGTGGCATCGCAATGGGAATGCCACCACCTCCTCCGCCTCCTGGAAGCTTAGGGATGCTTGGGCATACTCAAGGGACTTTATCATTGATGCATTCACAGCGATTGCATCCTTATTGATAACATGTTAAGAACTaagtaaactttatttttaagtatttacatCTGCAATAGACaagccaaaaaataaaatttaatatctaCAATATAACATTTAGATAAACATGAAAgacaacggttttttttattcagaatTACCTGAAGATCAACATTATCTTTTAGCTGAGGtactaacttatttatttattcaaacttaTCACTTCGAGATAACATAAAAACTCATGCAAGGTcatgaaattgaaacaaaaatgaagcCTATTCAATAAGTGATATTTAACCGAGATACGTCCCCATGGTATGAAGATACGTAGGACTTGGTAGCAAATGTATTGAATAAATCAATATtacgtaattttttttggacAGAAAAGgcaaaatgatttgaaaacaatgggcaggttcagacaacataacttcacttgcagtcaactgcattccttgACGGTATATTTTGACCAACGCAACAAGTTAGTTTTTCAgatgtcataaacttcaaactaagAACTTTACTTCCCTAAATTTTACCTTCAGTTT
This window of the Eupeodes corollae chromosome 3, idEupCoro1.1, whole genome shotgun sequence genome carries:
- the LOC129950070 gene encoding Krueppel homolog 1, producing MDYNIHKICRVCLEEGALTSIYSTEFAMMPMTMMMMCAKIRVYKTDGLPAVICNNCIYRLGVAYHFKQECENSDIRLRQYLGILERGYGLCDAETMTDPLPQREPKKLFLDDYKDDDVDEDEKDEAKHRKSKRKPRYQRKAPEDHKKRGPKPLEKMPQTCYDCNKTFKCAAQLQMHIRTHTGEKPYVCSYCPRRFAQKYNLQIHLRTHTGERPFQCEICSKQFAALGNFQAHQKIHTGVRDQICPVCHKAFLSSGDLSKHMVTHAGIRNHHCDICGKSFSRNRDMVAHKKKIHLNEMNSENFKCPECHKVFATSSSLSVHFRSHGGVASSLPLVHQPPIVPTAIGGSMCPPPAPPPSLGGIAMGMPPPPPPPGSLGMLGHTQGTLSLMHSQRLHPY